In Pyrus communis chromosome 8, drPyrComm1.1, whole genome shotgun sequence, one genomic interval encodes:
- the LOC137741570 gene encoding stemmadenine O-acetyltransferase-like produces the protein MITLPTYMDKLFMKITTCVEQKMASEIKVEVIHKETIKPFSPTPDHLRSLSLSVFDQYQPEVYIPLLLFYPNNNNSDNGEVKNIDHRSLFAERSILLKKSMSEALTRFYPFTGEFKYNVSINCNDHGAAFLEAQVNCPVSKILKNPDFEILKQLLPTDCMSTQAETGYLVLVQANLFECGGLAIGISIYHKAADAFTAATFVKCWAALAFRSASSTTDHHVLLPEEFGVAASLAPSLDSFDSPGAPVTFSTEKLTTRRFVFDASKICALKSKAASAMVPNPTRVEVVSAVIWKSLIQASRSKFGFMKPSTWCAMLNLRKRWGQAVTENIPGNFVWFAAALTTEEQSEVELESLVGKLRKGIAEYKEKHPNGVSGEEVFQTIKAFASLFLRGDLEIYTCSSWCRFPLYETNFGWGKPTWVTSQPFNDLFFLTDTRDGDGIELSLSLKEDVMALFESSEDLLTYASLNPTVI, from the coding sequence ATGATAACCCTGCCTACTTATATGGACAAACTTTTTATGAAAATCACAACTTGTGTGGAGCAAAAGATGGCTTCAGAGATCAAGGTTGAAGTGATCCACAAGGAAACAATTAAACCATTCTCTCCAACTCCTGACCACCTTAGAAGCTTGAGCCTCTCTGTTTTTGATCAGTATCAACCTGAAGTTTATATCCCACTACTTCTCTTCTATCCCAACAACAATAACAGCGACAATGGAGAGGTCAAAAACATTGATCATCGTTCTTTGTTTGCTGAAAGATCCATCCTTCTAAAGAAATCAATGTCTGAAGCCCTCACTCGATTCTACCCCTTCACCGGAGAATTCAAATACAACGTTTCAATCAATTGCAATGACCATGGGGCTGCATTTCTTGAAGCCCAAGTCAACTGTCCTGTATCGAAGATTTTGAAAAACCCCGATTTTGAGATCCTAAAACAGTTGCTTCCAACTGATTGTATGTCCACACAAGCAGAGACAGGATATCTCGTGCTAGTCCAGGCCAACTTATTTGAATGTGGAGGATTGGCAATTGGGATCAGCATTTACCATAAAGCTGCCGATGCTTTTACAGCCGCCACATTCGTCAAATGTTGGGCTGCACTTGCTTTCCGCTCAGCCAGTAGTACAACTGATCACCACGTATTGCTTCCCGAGGAATTTGGTGTTGCAGCTTCTCTTGCCCCATCCCTTGATTCCTTCGACTCACCAGGAGCTCCTGTGACATTTTCTACGGAGAAACTCACAACGAGGAGGTTTGTGTTTGATGCTTCGAAAATTTGTGCTCTCAAGTCTAAGGCTGCTAGCGCCATGGTGCCAAACCCAACGCGTGTTGAAGTAGTATCGGCAGTCATTTGGAAAAGCCTAATACAAGCATCAAGATCGAAGTTTGGTTTTATGAAGCCATCCACGTGGTGTGCAATGTTGAACTTGCGCAAACGATGGGGGCAGGCCGTGACAGAAAACATACCGGGGAATTTCGTGTGGTTCGCTGCAGCATTGACGACTGAAGAGCAGAGCGAAGTAGAGCTCGAGAGCTTAGTTGGTAAACTCAGGAAAGGGATTGCAGAATATAAGGAAAAGCATCCAAATGGAGTCAGTGGTGAGGAAGTATTTCAAACCATCAAAGCGTTTGCGAGCCTTTTCTTGAGAGGAGACTTAGAAATCTATACTTGCAGCAGCTGGTGCAGGTTTCCGTTGTATGAAACCAATTTCGGATGGGGAAAGCCGACATGGGTGACTTCTCAACCATtcaatgatttattttttttgacgGATACAAGAGATGGTGATGGCATAGAATTGTCCTTGTCACTGAAAGAAGACGTCATGGCCCTATTCGAAAGCAGCGAGGACCTGCTCACTTATGCTTCTCTGAATCCGACTGTCATTTGA